Proteins encoded together in one Chitinophaga sp. LS1 window:
- a CDS encoding TauD/TfdA family dioxygenase produces MESVTQTSAGQYVTRQPLLQNSDQVLPLVISPVSPEVDLKEWIQANKERFEQDLLKHGGILFRGFNIKTVADFNDFMGSFDTAPLPYMFRSSPRHELDNKIKNIYTSTIYPNERTINMHNESSYSRVWGQKIVFCCIVPAKEGGETPIADSRRVLQDISPALADKFRQKGVKYRRNLLPDLGMPWQEVFQTDDLKVVDETCRKNNIKYELVGENHMVIEWVKAAVVKHPLTQEETWFNHAFFFHRFSRYEELELDHDDFFPSEYLTSETFFGDGTEITSAEYNEIKAAYQKNMIAFPYQQGDIIFLDNMLAAHGRNPYKGDRTIATAIIEAVYDTENIA; encoded by the coding sequence ATGGAAAGTGTTACCCAAACATCCGCAGGTCAATATGTGACCCGGCAACCCCTTCTTCAAAACAGTGACCAGGTGCTGCCTTTAGTAATTTCCCCGGTTTCTCCGGAAGTAGATCTCAAAGAATGGATCCAGGCGAATAAAGAAAGGTTCGAACAGGATCTGCTAAAACATGGAGGTATATTATTCCGTGGTTTTAATATAAAAACAGTAGCTGATTTCAATGATTTTATGGGCAGCTTTGATACCGCTCCGCTGCCATATATGTTCAGATCATCCCCCAGGCATGAGCTGGATAACAAGATCAAAAATATCTATACGTCTACCATCTATCCCAATGAGCGGACCATCAATATGCACAATGAATCTTCTTATAGCCGTGTCTGGGGCCAGAAGATCGTCTTCTGTTGTATTGTGCCTGCTAAAGAAGGCGGTGAAACGCCTATTGCTGATTCCCGTCGCGTATTGCAGGATATAAGTCCTGCGCTGGCGGATAAGTTCAGGCAGAAAGGTGTGAAGTATCGTCGCAACCTGTTGCCCGACCTCGGAATGCCCTGGCAGGAGGTGTTCCAGACGGATGATCTGAAAGTAGTAGATGAAACATGCAGGAAGAACAATATTAAATATGAACTGGTGGGTGAAAATCATATGGTGATAGAATGGGTGAAAGCGGCAGTCGTAAAGCATCCCCTCACACAGGAGGAAACATGGTTTAATCATGCATTCTTCTTTCATCGTTTCTCCCGCTATGAAGAACTGGAATTGGATCATGATGATTTCTTCCCCAGTGAGTACCTGACATCTGAAACATTCTTCGGAGATGGTACCGAAATCACCTCTGCAGAATATAACGAAATAAAAGCCGCTTACCAGAAAAATATGATTGCTTTCCCTTATCAGCAGGGAGACATCATTTTCCTGGATAATATGCTGGCAGCACACGGCAGAAATCCTTACAAAGGTGACAGAACTATTGCTACTGCTATTATTGAAGCAGTATATGATACCGAGAATATAGCGTAA
- a CDS encoding non-ribosomal peptide synthetase yields the protein MDVLLLLGKLRQLGIELHLEGEELKVKASQGVLTPALIAEIREHKSSLLELLIARKETQDKFPVADIADYYPVSFAQRGIWLLSQHPNGSRAYNIPLVIRLSPKVVRSILTDVLKELVARHEALRTAFFEDEYGIIRQRICAVPFEVEIREQADNIDAIIAEEGMRVFDLSNPPLIRALIVKDVLLLTIHHIVFDGFSGGIFQQELFALYEQRSRGVSPGLQPLVNTYKDFAVWEQQAMHSKAWEKQLGYWKSQLEGTLPVLQLSPGPRPAIRTNHGNRLYFSVDTAIRNALTSVCKVNRASLFSGLLAGLNTLFYRYTGSADLLTGVVLTGREHIALQSVIGMFVNTLPMRTRVAGDKDFVTAITHQQQLLDEMMANQQLPFSYLVEKLHIRQDTSHAAIFDVLVVYNEGGGARGGEIENNFTLVQRDLRNTSQFDLSFSFTASDDALQLCVEFNTDIYTADFVERLGNHYIQLLQAATTDTHSPLKGLDYLSQAEKETLLHVFNKKPAALTEKTLISLFHEQVNLQPGHIALQFQDKTFSFIELDRLSSRLASYLASRHTLQPGDLICVSLLRSEWLIISLLAVLKNSCAYVPLDPNYPQQRKDYIIANSQAQLIIDEQLISEFSVLKDQFSEKFPMVNSTPDQLAYVIYTSGSTGNPKGCMVEQGSVINRLEQVWQQYGLNSQDIMLQKTSFTFDVSVGEIFTPLCFGCRMVLCDEEAVYLPEKIAALIKQHRITMVHFVPGMLQRFIAVQLSTPAGIAAISSLRRVFCSGEALLPHVADSWYERMQIPVSNLYGPTEAAIEVSYYDTKQGDKVIPIGKPIANNTLYILDEARQLLPVGVAGELCIGGVQLARGYQNNPEQTAARFIRDPFSEVPDARLYRTGDLARWLPDGNIEYLGRIDNQVKIRGFRIELEEVEYALSQLAGVMAAAVSVHQDNDGEQLLIGFVVSKITVDAGSLREELSGLLPEYMLPAGIVQVESIPVTASGKIDRKSLPVSLFLESDNSQEYVAPGNETEFKLSQIWQEVLKKEKPLSITTDFFHAGGHSLLLMQVGNLCYRTLGVKLQVQELFRNTTIRQQSQLIREKAGIDNEFISQVPLAADYPVSDGQRRLWLICQQEKAGPAYHMPGQIELDAAYDIERLGKAIELVINRHEVLRTIFRENAEGELRQVIQPAIVSENYRDMRHASAGDIEAFLIEQAQMPFDLGKGPLIRTGFIRTAQARHLLWFNLHHIIFDGVSMELLKKEILYIYDQLAANAHYTPTALSLQYKDYAYWQQEQLHTGKLHPHRDYWLQQLAAPIPVISLPIAGSRPSFFTFEGAALSMTIRKDLVSALKQVCREEHSTLFMGLMSVLNALIFKYTREEDIIIGTPVSGRLHPALQQQIGFYVNTIALRTHIGGADSFRTLLGKVREAAINGYEHQDHPFDRLLEELELTRDVSRSPLFDIMLILHNEQEINNLSEYEVPAEGMINFEGSCYVKFDLNFDMSEVGDQLYVRLSYNRDIHTREAITRFLEHFQGLLQALVSAPDVVLDATVYLSPKEENQLLEDYNHTTTTAPKDRLIHLFNRQVHNGNIALYDHGKAITYETLSGKSDWMAQWIYERGVRPGRCVLVCMERSVELIISLLGILKTGATYIPVDTGNADERIGYIIENAAPLLILTDDPERLSVISAIPVYSPAAILHTAPTEINYQQAILPADDAISCIIYTSGSTGYPKGVQIRETSIVNRLFWMWQQYPFAEGERNAWKTAIGFVDHIWEIFGPLLQGIPAVLFTKEEMLDETFIDQLSAERISRIVLVPSLLVNIMAIAGQKGGDSLPYLQYCTCSGEELRTDLAKTFTSLFPGKTLLNIYGSTEVTADVTCFEINASVTWEGNSVPIGKPISNTRIYILDAARNLVPVGIPGEIYVAGAAVSNGYLGNEQLTAEKFIHDERFPGEVLFRTGDAGKWTADGQIVYCGRLDNQLKVRGHRIEPVEIERILFMQAGIEQAVVTVKEGMLVAYITGNTTVSREDLRQQLALMVPAYMLPAAIVKLEKLPLTSSGKVDRQQLPVPDWAADGEHTFTAPGSEMEIAIEMIWQKVLNTTDRISIHTGFFNTGGHSLRLMQLINHYNSAFGTRPSVEDLFRHTTIAAHAVLLARSNRELYASIPVIAISPDYPVSDGQQRMWLQSHLGHSSRTYHLEGRYELYDIDRDALEGAIKKVIDRHEILRTVFRLNAAGELRQVVLPGIAFSLGYETVPAEELNEHMEVLMTKPFQLDEGPLLRAGVIGTDGESNIFWFCLHHIIGDGWSSEILAKEVMLYYDATRSGREAAIAPLRIQYKDYAAWLQKLLDSETAQVHRNYWMNELGGEIPVLRLPMAGTRPAILTDNGYCLKTLLEDQLIDPLQACCYAVNATLYMGFVAVLNALLYRYSGQGDIIIGSPVAGRSHKELEDQIGFYINTLVLRTKIRATDSFQDVLLQVRRTSLSAFSHQLYPFDRLTDDLELVRDKSRSPLFDVMLTMQNQRERVYDADDLASGAITDGGYFKVKYDLLFNIEKVNGGYRLDLRYNSDIYNKESMTGMLYHFRTILENLARDANRSLGAAQYLTPAELCELYAFGRSVAEVPVGTTFMSLFEGVVKSHPEAVAIHYGGERWSYQRLDETGNRIAEYLITQGVVNGSKVLLCMPSSGYAIASLLGILKSGGCYVPVDPAYPVSRIRHILSDCQTDLLITDRVVADSLPADIGRILIADELEGGGVAPSVSITGSDLLYVIYTSGSTGQPKGVQITQGNIVDYLYGLASRIPISSCRDYALVSGLFTDLGNTVVYSSLAFGGCLHLFSKEELSSPDVLIQSIKEIDCVKITPSHWKALSAGRELLLPKRLLVFGGEALPASIPAQIRGCEVVNHYGPTETTVGKLLHVCTPNESEGIVPVGRPFGNTQVYILDSNGQPCGIGIPGELYIGGDGVSIGYVHNAPQTASRFVKNGLHAWPAVLYKTGDQASYLPDGSIRFLGRQDHQVKIRGYRVELEEILSVLNGCAGVLQSAVLVKATESGENELGCFISGTATVAEVERYLSLMLPGYMVPTHIEHLAALPLTGNGKIDRQQLLDSWGAAGPGSNYVAPRNDMEARLATLWQEVLGVSQPIGVHDSFFDLGGHSIKVIKLLSRISKEFGVTLSIQTFFKEATIEYLANEIQNIKWINAQQSQETVIPKERIKI from the coding sequence ATGGACGTTTTATTGTTATTGGGTAAGTTGAGACAACTGGGGATAGAATTACACCTGGAGGGGGAAGAATTGAAGGTAAAAGCGAGCCAGGGGGTGCTCACCCCTGCATTGATCGCAGAGATCAGGGAACATAAAAGCAGCTTACTGGAGTTGCTTATTGCCAGGAAAGAAACCCAGGATAAATTTCCTGTAGCTGACATAGCGGATTATTATCCTGTTTCATTTGCACAACGGGGCATATGGTTATTGAGCCAGCATCCGAATGGTTCCAGGGCATATAATATTCCATTGGTGATTCGTCTTTCCCCGAAGGTAGTACGGAGTATTTTAACCGATGTGCTGAAGGAGCTTGTAGCACGACATGAAGCGTTGCGGACTGCTTTTTTTGAAGATGAATATGGCATAATCAGACAACGTATTTGTGCTGTGCCTTTTGAAGTTGAAATAAGAGAACAGGCGGATAATATCGATGCTATCATCGCGGAAGAAGGGATGCGGGTGTTCGACCTGTCGAATCCTCCTTTGATCAGGGCGTTGATCGTAAAGGATGTGCTGTTATTGACGATTCATCATATTGTTTTTGACGGATTTTCCGGGGGCATATTCCAGCAGGAATTATTTGCCCTGTATGAGCAGCGAAGCAGGGGTGTTTCACCTGGTTTACAACCGCTTGTCAATACTTACAAGGATTTTGCGGTATGGGAGCAACAGGCGATGCATAGTAAAGCCTGGGAAAAACAACTTGGATACTGGAAAAGTCAGCTGGAAGGTACACTACCTGTATTGCAGCTGAGCCCTGGTCCTCGCCCTGCCATCAGAACGAATCATGGAAACCGTTTATATTTTTCTGTTGATACAGCCATAAGGAATGCTTTGACCAGTGTATGTAAGGTAAACAGGGCTTCCCTGTTCTCGGGCTTACTGGCAGGGCTGAATACCTTGTTCTACAGGTATACCGGATCAGCCGATCTGTTGACGGGTGTGGTGCTGACAGGGCGTGAACACATCGCATTGCAGTCGGTGATAGGTATGTTTGTAAATACGTTGCCGATGCGGACAAGAGTGGCTGGTGATAAAGATTTTGTAACAGCGATCACCCATCAGCAACAGTTACTCGATGAGATGATGGCTAACCAGCAGCTACCTTTTAGTTACCTGGTTGAAAAGCTCCACATCCGGCAGGATACCAGTCATGCCGCGATATTTGATGTATTGGTTGTTTATAACGAAGGTGGAGGTGCCAGGGGCGGGGAGATAGAAAATAATTTTACATTGGTGCAGCGGGATCTTCGTAACACCAGCCAGTTTGACCTTTCCTTCTCATTTACGGCCAGTGATGATGCGCTGCAATTGTGTGTAGAATTTAATACAGATATCTATACTGCGGATTTCGTGGAGCGGTTGGGTAATCATTATATACAGTTGTTACAGGCCGCTACTACAGATACTCATTCGCCCCTGAAGGGATTGGATTATTTGAGTCAGGCCGAAAAAGAGACGTTGTTACATGTCTTCAATAAGAAGCCGGCAGCGTTGACAGAAAAGACCCTGATCTCCCTGTTTCACGAACAGGTCAACCTGCAGCCGGGGCATATTGCCTTGCAATTCCAGGATAAGACTTTTTCTTTTATAGAGCTGGACAGGCTTTCTTCGCGGTTAGCATCCTACCTGGCCAGCCGGCATACGTTGCAGCCAGGTGACCTGATTTGTGTTTCATTGTTACGCAGTGAGTGGCTGATCATTTCATTGCTGGCTGTGTTGAAGAATAGTTGTGCCTATGTGCCGCTTGACCCGAATTACCCACAACAACGAAAAGATTATATCATCGCAAATAGCCAGGCCCAGCTGATTATTGACGAGCAGCTGATCAGTGAATTCAGCGTACTGAAGGACCAGTTTTCGGAAAAGTTCCCCATGGTGAACAGCACACCCGATCAGTTGGCATATGTGATTTATACGTCGGGTTCAACAGGTAACCCAAAGGGGTGCATGGTAGAACAGGGGAGTGTGATCAACCGGTTAGAACAGGTATGGCAACAATATGGCCTGAATAGCCAGGATATAATGTTGCAAAAGACCTCGTTCACATTTGATGTTTCAGTTGGGGAGATTTTTACGCCTTTGTGTTTTGGTTGCCGGATGGTATTGTGTGATGAGGAAGCGGTTTACCTGCCGGAGAAAATAGCAGCCCTCATAAAGCAACATAGAATTACCATGGTGCATTTTGTACCTGGCATGTTGCAGCGGTTTATTGCTGTACAGTTATCAACCCCTGCAGGAATAGCCGCCATATCTTCATTGCGGAGGGTATTCTGTAGTGGGGAAGCCTTATTACCACATGTAGCAGACAGTTGGTATGAACGGATGCAAATACCTGTCTCTAACCTGTATGGTCCTACGGAGGCAGCTATAGAAGTGAGTTATTATGATACAAAGCAGGGTGATAAGGTGATTCCTATTGGAAAGCCAATTGCCAACAATACTTTATATATCCTGGATGAAGCCCGGCAATTGTTGCCTGTAGGTGTGGCCGGTGAACTATGTATAGGTGGGGTACAGCTGGCGAGAGGTTACCAGAACAACCCGGAGCAGACAGCCGCGCGGTTTATCAGGGATCCATTCAGTGAAGTGCCTGATGCCCGGTTGTACAGAACCGGAGACCTGGCCAGGTGGCTGCCGGATGGAAATATTGAATACCTGGGAAGGATAGATAACCAGGTGAAAATACGGGGATTCAGGATTGAACTGGAAGAGGTAGAATATGCATTGTCGCAACTGGCAGGCGTGATGGCGGCCGCTGTAAGCGTCCATCAGGATAATGATGGAGAACAGTTGTTGATAGGGTTCGTAGTGAGTAAGATAACAGTAGATGCAGGATCATTACGTGAGGAGTTGTCCGGTTTATTGCCTGAATATATGTTACCTGCGGGTATCGTACAGGTAGAAAGTATACCGGTGACTGCGAGTGGTAAAATAGATCGTAAATCCCTGCCGGTTTCCTTGTTCCTGGAAAGTGACAATTCACAGGAATATGTTGCTCCTGGCAATGAAACAGAGTTTAAGCTCAGCCAGATCTGGCAGGAAGTGTTGAAGAAGGAGAAACCCCTCAGCATTACAACAGATTTCTTCCATGCGGGAGGGCATAGTTTATTGCTCATGCAGGTAGGGAATCTCTGTTACCGCACCTTAGGGGTAAAGCTGCAGGTACAGGAACTTTTCAGGAATACGACGATCAGGCAACAGTCTCAGCTGATAAGAGAAAAAGCAGGTATTGATAATGAATTCATTTCGCAGGTCCCCCTGGCTGCTGATTACCCGGTGAGTGATGGCCAAAGAAGGTTGTGGCTCATATGCCAGCAGGAAAAAGCAGGACCAGCTTATCATATGCCAGGGCAAATAGAATTGGATGCTGCTTATGATATCGAAAGATTAGGCAAAGCCATTGAGCTTGTTATTAACAGGCATGAGGTATTGCGGACTATATTCAGGGAGAATGCAGAAGGAGAGCTTCGGCAGGTGATACAACCGGCTATTGTATCGGAAAATTACCGCGACATGCGTCATGCTTCGGCGGGCGACATAGAAGCATTCCTCATTGAACAGGCACAAATGCCTTTTGATTTGGGTAAGGGGCCATTGATCAGAACCGGTTTTATACGTACGGCGCAAGCCAGGCATCTGCTCTGGTTCAACCTGCATCATATCATATTTGATGGTGTGTCTATGGAGCTATTGAAAAAGGAGATACTATATATCTATGATCAGTTAGCCGCCAACGCGCATTATACACCTACGGCCCTGTCCCTGCAATATAAAGATTATGCTTACTGGCAGCAGGAGCAGTTACATACAGGAAAGCTGCACCCACATCGTGATTACTGGTTGCAGCAGCTGGCGGCACCTATACCTGTTATAAGTCTTCCCATAGCCGGCAGCCGGCCTTCTTTCTTTACATTCGAAGGAGCAGCTTTGTCGATGACTATCCGGAAGGATTTGGTGTCGGCGTTAAAGCAGGTGTGCCGGGAAGAACATAGTACCCTGTTCATGGGGCTGATGAGCGTATTAAATGCGCTGATATTTAAGTATACGCGGGAAGAGGATATTATTATCGGTACGCCGGTATCCGGGCGTTTACATCCTGCATTACAGCAGCAGATCGGTTTTTATGTCAATACAATTGCCTTGCGTACCCATATAGGTGGCGCGGATTCTTTCCGTACGCTGTTGGGTAAGGTGAGGGAAGCGGCGATCAACGGATATGAGCACCAGGATCATCCTTTTGACAGGTTGCTGGAAGAGCTTGAACTGACAAGGGATGTAAGCAGATCTCCTTTATTTGATATCATGCTGATCCTGCATAATGAACAGGAGATAAATAATTTAAGCGAGTATGAAGTGCCAGCTGAAGGCATGATCAACTTTGAGGGTAGTTGCTATGTAAAGTTTGATCTGAACTTTGATATGAGTGAAGTGGGCGATCAACTGTATGTAAGGCTTTCTTATAACAGGGACATTCATACCCGTGAAGCGATCACCCGTTTTCTGGAACATTTCCAGGGCTTGTTACAGGCACTTGTATCAGCGCCGGATGTGGTGCTGGATGCAACTGTTTACCTGTCACCCAAAGAAGAAAACCAGCTGCTGGAAGACTATAACCATACGACCACTACGGCACCGAAAGACCGGTTGATTCATTTGTTCAATCGCCAGGTACATAATGGCAATATTGCCTTATATGATCATGGAAAGGCCATCACTTACGAAACACTGTCCGGTAAAAGTGACTGGATGGCGCAATGGATATATGAGAGAGGTGTAAGACCGGGTAGGTGTGTGCTCGTGTGTATGGAACGATCTGTCGAATTAATAATCTCTTTACTGGGAATACTTAAAACCGGCGCTACTTATATTCCAGTGGATACAGGAAATGCAGATGAGCGGATTGGTTATATTATTGAAAATGCAGCTCCCCTGTTGATCCTCACGGATGATCCGGAAAGACTATCGGTCATTAGCGCTATTCCGGTCTATAGTCCGGCTGCTATTTTGCATACAGCACCAACGGAAATTAATTACCAGCAGGCGATTCTTCCTGCCGATGATGCGATCAGCTGTATTATCTATACATCAGGTTCTACCGGCTATCCTAAAGGTGTGCAGATCCGGGAGACGTCTATTGTCAACCGGTTATTCTGGATGTGGCAGCAATATCCATTTGCAGAGGGCGAGCGGAACGCCTGGAAAACGGCCATTGGATTTGTGGACCACATATGGGAAATATTCGGGCCGCTGCTCCAGGGGATACCTGCTGTATTGTTCACGAAGGAGGAAATGCTGGATGAAACATTTATCGATCAGCTTTCTGCGGAAAGAATATCCCGGATCGTACTGGTACCGTCATTGTTGGTCAATATAATGGCTATTGCGGGGCAAAAGGGCGGGGATAGCCTGCCTTATCTTCAATATTGTACCTGTAGCGGAGAAGAGCTGCGTACTGACCTTGCAAAGACTTTTACCAGCTTATTCCCAGGGAAAACCTTGCTCAATATTTATGGTTCTACAGAAGTAACAGCAGATGTTACCTGTTTTGAAATAAATGCCTCTGTTACCTGGGAAGGGAATAGTGTGCCCATAGGTAAACCTATTTCCAATACCCGGATTTATATACTGGATGCTGCCCGAAATCTTGTTCCTGTAGGTATACCAGGAGAGATATACGTAGCGGGAGCTGCTGTATCCAATGGCTACCTGGGAAATGAACAGCTGACGGCTGAAAAATTTATTCATGATGAAAGATTTCCCGGGGAGGTATTGTTCAGAACAGGAGATGCCGGTAAATGGACGGCAGACGGGCAAATTGTATACTGTGGCCGGTTGGACAACCAGTTGAAGGTGCGGGGACATCGAATAGAACCTGTAGAAATAGAACGCATCCTATTCATGCAGGCGGGTATTGAACAGGCTGTAGTAACAGTAAAGGAGGGAATGCTGGTCGCCTATATTACAGGAAATACAACGGTCAGCAGGGAGGACCTGCGTCAGCAATTGGCGCTTATGGTACCTGCTTATATGCTACCTGCCGCCATTGTAAAACTGGAAAAGTTACCATTGACTTCCAGTGGAAAAGTAGACCGTCAGCAATTGCCGGTGCCAGATTGGGCCGCTGATGGGGAACATACTTTTACAGCACCCGGAAGTGAGATGGAGATAGCGATTGAAATGATCTGGCAAAAAGTGCTGAACACCACGGACCGGATAAGTATCCATACTGGTTTCTTCAATACAGGAGGTCATAGTTTACGGTTGATGCAGCTGATCAACCATTATAACAGTGCATTTGGTACCAGGCCTTCTGTGGAGGATTTATTCCGTCATACTACTATTGCTGCGCATGCCGTCTTATTGGCCCGCAGTAACAGGGAGCTATATGCCAGTATCCCGGTGATCGCTATTTCACCTGACTATCCCGTGTCAGACGGACAGCAAAGGATGTGGCTGCAAAGTCACCTGGGTCATTCCTCGCGCACCTATCATCTTGAGGGCAGGTATGAGTTATATGATATAGACAGGGATGCGCTGGAAGGGGCTATTAAAAAGGTGATTGACAGGCATGAGATTCTTCGCACTGTTTTCAGGTTAAATGCTGCCGGAGAGCTTCGGCAGGTGGTATTGCCTGGTATTGCATTTAGCCTGGGGTATGAGACAGTACCTGCGGAAGAATTGAATGAGCATATGGAGGTGCTGATGACGAAGCCATTCCAGTTGGATGAAGGTCCATTGCTAAGGGCAGGTGTGATTGGGACGGATGGAGAAAGCAACATCTTCTGGTTTTGCCTGCACCACATTATTGGCGATGGCTGGTCTTCTGAGATCCTGGCGAAAGAAGTCATGTTGTATTATGACGCTACCAGGAGTGGTCGTGAGGCTGCCATTGCGCCATTGAGGATCCAGTATAAAGATTATGCTGCCTGGCTGCAAAAGCTGTTGGACAGCGAAACGGCGCAGGTGCACAGGAATTACTGGATGAATGAACTGGGAGGAGAAATACCCGTACTTCGATTGCCCATGGCAGGTACCAGGCCAGCTATACTAACTGACAATGGATATTGCCTGAAGACGTTGCTGGAAGACCAGTTAATTGATCCTTTACAAGCCTGCTGTTATGCCGTCAATGCTACCCTTTATATGGGCTTTGTAGCTGTATTGAATGCATTATTGTACCGCTATTCCGGGCAGGGTGATATCATTATAGGCAGCCCGGTGGCGGGTCGTTCTCATAAAGAACTGGAAGACCAGATCGGGTTTTATATTAATACGCTGGTATTGCGTACAAAGATCAGGGCTACTGACAGCTTCCAGGATGTGTTATTACAGGTGAGGCGGACAAGTTTATCCGCATTTTCTCATCAGCTGTATCCATTTGACCGGCTGACAGATGACCTTGAGCTGGTACGTGATAAAAGCAGGTCTCCCTTGTTTGATGTGATGCTTACGATGCAAAATCAGCGTGAAAGGGTATATGATGCAGATGACCTGGCATCGGGAGCCATCACTGACGGTGGGTATTTCAAAGTGAAGTATGATCTGCTGTTTAATATTGAAAAAGTCAATGGCGGGTATCGGCTTGATTTAAGGTATAACAGTGATATCTATAATAAGGAAAGTATGACAGGAATGTTATACCATTTCCGCACTATCCTGGAAAATCTGGCCAGGGATGCCAATAGGTCATTGGGCGCAGCGCAATACTTAACACCGGCGGAGCTTTGTGAATTGTATGCCTTTGGCCGTTCTGTGGCAGAGGTGCCTGTGGGAACAACTTTTATGAGTTTGTTTGAAGGTGTTGTAAAATCACACCCTGAAGCAGTAGCGATTCATTATGGAGGTGAAAGATGGAGCTATCAGCGGTTAGATGAAACGGGCAACCGGATAGCGGAGTATTTAATAACACAGGGTGTTGTGAATGGCAGTAAGGTACTCTTGTGTATGCCTTCCTCAGGCTATGCGATAGCGAGCCTGTTAGGTATCCTGAAATCCGGGGGCTGTTATGTTCCGGTAGATCCAGCATACCCTGTGTCCCGCATCCGTCATATTCTTTCAGATTGTCAGACTGATTTGTTGATTACAGATCGTGTTGTAGCGGATAGTTTACCGGCAGATATAGGCAGGATTTTGATTGCAGATGAACTGGAAGGAGGTGGTGTAGCACCGTCTGTTTCCATCACAGGATCAGATCTGCTGTATGTGATATATACTTCGGGTTCTACCGGTCAGCCCAAAGGGGTGCAGATCACTCAAGGCAATATAGTCGACTACCTGTATGGGCTTGCCAGCCGTATCCCCATCTCATCGTGTCGTGATTACGCATTGGTATCCGGTCTGTTTACAGACCTTGGGAATACTGTTGTTTACAGTTCCCTTGCTTTCGGTGGTTGTTTGCACCTGTTTTCCAAAGAAGAATTAAGCAGTCCTGATGTGTTGATCCAATCCATCAAAGAAATAGACTGTGTAAAGATCACTCCCTCTCACTGGAAGGCATTGTCGGCAGGCAGAGAATTATTATTGCCGAAACGCCTGCTGGTCTTTGGAGGCGAGGCTTTACCGGCCTCCATACCAGCGCAGATCAGAGGTTGTGAAGTAGTGAACCATTATGGGCCAACAGAGACAACGGTAGGGAAGCTCTTGCATGTATGCACCCCGAATGAAAGCGAAGGGATCGTGCCGGTAGGCCGTCCATTCGGCAATACGCAGGTGTACATATTGGATAGTAACGGCCAGCCATGTGGCATTGGCATACCCGGTGAGTTGTATATAGGAGGAGACGGCGTATCGATTGGTTACGTGCATAATGCACCGCAAACCGCCAGCCGGTTTGTCAAGAATGGGCTGCATGCATGGCCAGCCGTCTTATACAAGACAGGAGATCAGGCGAGCTATCTTCCTGATGGGAGCATCCGTTTCCTGGGCCGGCAGGATCACCAGGTGAAGATCCGTGGTTACCGGGTAGAGCTGGAAGAGATATTGAGTGTCTTAAACGGCTGTGCGGGCGTATTACAAAGTGCAGTATTGGTGAAGGCGACCGAAAGCGGAGAAAATGAGCTGGGCTGTTTTATCAGCGGAACAGCCACGGTAGCAGAGGTAGAAAGATATTTGTCCCTGATGCTGCCTGGTTATATGGTCCCGACGCATATCGAACATCTTGCGGCCTTACCGCTGACCGGCAATGGTAAGATAGATCGTCAGCAGCTCTTAGATAGTTGGGGAGCCGCAGGACCGGGGAGTAACTATGTAGCACCCCGCAATGACATGGAGGCACGCCTGGCCACACTGTGGCAGGAAGTGCTGGGTGTAAGTCAGCCCATCGGCGTGCATGACAGCTTCTTTGACCTGGGCGGTCATAGTATCAAAGTTATAAAGCTATTATCCAGGATCTCAAAAGAATTTGGTGTTACTCTGAGCATACAGACCTTCTTCAAAGAAGCGACTATTGAATACTTGGCAAATGAAATCCAGAACATAAAATGGATCAATGCACAACAGTCTCAGGAGACTGTTATCCCAAAAGAAAGAATTAAAATCTAA